In Prosthecochloris sp. GSB1, the following proteins share a genomic window:
- a CDS encoding Cthe_2314 family HEPN domain-containing protein, translated as MQIPGKISKAFSDELFSIINPGSVPVEEIKYDPEKAMKIVIHRMLAIAEVNELEYEITKILERLGTANSFIIKSYSIEELVIGVKHYLIAWSTMKDVMINLINICFDLGMDEKDVSFGVVTRNKKVKESNILDIFKKHEKAINVRHTDRQRNDATHRGKLLDDEINEFRKKHNSLYSRKYSLLNIDPITDEEFKKELGVLNTELVELAELKRKEYSEHFEKTLELNQDLVRVLAGVTANEILGNRI; from the coding sequence ATGCAGATACCCGGAAAGATATCAAAAGCATTCAGTGATGAGCTATTTAGTATCATTAATCCGGGGAGCGTGCCCGTTGAAGAGATTAAATATGATCCCGAAAAGGCAATGAAGATAGTCATTCATCGGATGCTTGCGATTGCTGAAGTTAACGAGTTGGAATATGAGATCACTAAAATTCTCGAAAGGCTAGGCACGGCAAATTCATTCATAATTAAGTCTTACTCAATCGAAGAGTTAGTTATCGGTGTCAAGCATTACCTAATTGCATGGTCGACAATGAAAGATGTCATGATCAACCTCATTAACATATGCTTCGATCTTGGAATGGATGAAAAGGATGTAAGTTTTGGTGTGGTGACTCGCAATAAAAAAGTTAAGGAATCCAATATTCTTGATATTTTTAAAAAGCATGAAAAAGCTATCAACGTTCGTCATACCGACAGGCAAAGAAATGATGCCACACATAGAGGAAAATTACTGGACGACGAGATAAATGAGTTTCGTAAAAAACATAATAGTTTGTATTCAAGGAAATATAGCCTTCTCAATATTGATCCGATAACAGACGAAGAATTCAAGAAAGAGTTAGGGGTTCTAAATACAGAACTAGTAGAGTTGGCAGAATTGAAGAGGAAAGAATACTCTGAGCATTTTGAAAAAACATTAGAGCTGAACCAAGATCTAGTTAGGGTGTTGGCTGGAGTTACAGCAAATGAAATACTCGGCAACAGAATATAA
- a CDS encoding ComEA family DNA-binding protein, producing the protein MRFFPSFPRQLPVAALVFLPFLFASQPLPAQELQEDDLEALFDQSDMPGDVEQLLEELRDLQDRKIPLATATRDDLLQIPFLSIDEAEAIVDYRDTRGPVTSPAKLADIVGADAARRIAPFLRFAPSALKAPPAKRVVGGSWHGRYFTERPEREGISEGKYEGENYKLYNRLSVSVDDLTVNGVMEKDVGEPDVDDFSSLSVAYSGEGRLREAIAGNYTVNTGQGLLFGQSRYLSKGVDPLGVKLPRRRIRPYASSAENGFMQGAAATVSAAPFELTAFYSDNLIDASIKDGLVTTIRTSGYHRTESELEHKDNVTERVAGVNLRYLLDARDVSGSVGGTWASYRYGLPLEDNGGREGWTDMGSVEADLLVGKVNIFAEAAFTGAESDLSWIVGAGFPLGPDIRTVLAARDYDPDFFSPFAGAFAERADDASNEQGYYVGIEADILKNLKLGAYYDIFRFPELSRYYTLPSTGDEAKVFLTWKQSRWFTLELLLQNQYKEEARRLVDGDTGLEYYTPVPLVSNRARLDLLAKPSRDLTLKTRGEVKLVEGEYPDDTEHSKGWLVYEQASWKSGPLSLVARYSRFHTENYDSAIYVYENDLPLVFNLKSYYGRGEAFFALLGLELMKNFDLSARYEKAWYANREAYGSGNDLRPTSSPSSWHLGCALRF; encoded by the coding sequence ATGCGTTTTTTTCCATCCTTCCCGCGGCAACTTCCGGTTGCCGCTCTTGTTTTTCTCCCTTTTCTTTTCGCCAGCCAGCCTCTTCCCGCCCAGGAGCTTCAGGAAGACGACCTGGAAGCGCTGTTCGACCAGAGCGACATGCCCGGCGACGTGGAACAGCTCCTCGAGGAGCTCCGCGACCTGCAGGACCGGAAAATTCCCCTCGCCACGGCCACGCGCGACGACCTGCTGCAGATCCCGTTTCTCTCGATAGACGAGGCGGAGGCGATCGTCGATTACCGTGACACCAGAGGTCCCGTCACCTCTCCCGCAAAGCTCGCCGACATCGTCGGAGCCGACGCGGCAAGACGCATAGCGCCCTTCCTGCGCTTCGCGCCGTCCGCCCTGAAAGCTCCGCCCGCGAAGAGGGTCGTCGGCGGGAGCTGGCACGGACGCTACTTCACCGAGCGCCCCGAGCGCGAAGGCATCAGCGAAGGGAAGTACGAAGGCGAGAACTACAAGCTTTACAACCGGCTGTCGGTCTCGGTAGACGACCTGACGGTCAACGGTGTGATGGAAAAAGACGTCGGCGAGCCGGACGTGGACGATTTTTCCTCGCTCAGCGTCGCCTACAGCGGGGAGGGTCGTCTTCGCGAAGCGATCGCCGGAAACTATACCGTCAATACCGGGCAGGGTCTGCTCTTTGGCCAGAGCCGGTATCTTTCCAAGGGCGTCGATCCCCTCGGGGTGAAGCTGCCGCGACGGCGGATCAGGCCCTACGCTTCCAGCGCCGAGAACGGATTTATGCAGGGGGCCGCGGCGACCGTTTCCGCCGCGCCCTTCGAACTGACGGCCTTTTATTCCGACAACCTGATCGACGCTTCGATCAAGGACGGGCTCGTGACGACGATCAGGACTTCCGGGTACCACAGGACGGAAAGCGAGCTGGAGCACAAAGACAACGTCACCGAGCGCGTCGCCGGGGTGAACCTGCGCTACCTGCTCGACGCCCGCGACGTCAGCGGCAGCGTGGGCGGGACCTGGGCGAGCTACCGCTACGGCCTGCCGCTGGAGGACAACGGCGGCCGGGAGGGGTGGACGGACATGGGGAGCGTCGAGGCCGACCTGCTCGTGGGCAAGGTGAATATTTTCGCGGAAGCGGCCTTCACGGGAGCCGAAAGCGACCTCTCATGGATCGTCGGCGCGGGATTCCCGCTCGGCCCGGACATCCGCACCGTGCTCGCCGCGCGTGATTACGACCCGGACTTTTTCTCGCCCTTCGCCGGGGCGTTCGCCGAGCGTGCGGACGACGCGTCGAACGAGCAGGGCTACTACGTGGGCATCGAGGCCGACATCCTGAAGAACCTGAAGCTGGGGGCCTATTACGATATCTTCAGGTTTCCCGAACTCAGCCGCTACTACACCCTTCCCTCGACGGGCGACGAGGCGAAGGTGTTTCTGACCTGGAAGCAGTCCCGTTGGTTCACGCTCGAACTGCTCCTGCAGAACCAGTACAAGGAGGAAGCGAGAAGGCTTGTCGACGGCGACACGGGCCTCGAATACTACACCCCGGTCCCGCTGGTCTCCAACCGCGCCCGCCTCGACCTGCTGGCGAAGCCGAGCCGTGACCTGACGCTGAAGACCCGCGGTGAAGTGAAGCTCGTCGAGGGAGAATACCCGGACGACACCGAGCATTCCAAGGGGTGGCTGGTCTACGAGCAGGCTTCCTGGAAGAGCGGGCCGCTCTCCCTCGTGGCGAGGTATTCACGTTTCCACACGGAAAACTACGATTCGGCGATCTACGTCTACGAAAACGACCTCCCGCTGGTTTTCAACCTGAAGAGCTACTACGGCAGGGGAGAGGCCTTCTTCGCCCTGCTCGGCCTCGAACTCATGAAGAACTTCGACCTTTCGGCGCGCTACGAAAAAGCCTGGTACGCCAACCGCGAAGCCTACGGCAGCGGCAACGACCTCAGACCCACGAGCAGTCCCTCGTCGTGGCACCTCGGGTGCGCGTTGAGGTTTTAA
- a CDS encoding SAM-dependent methyltransferase: MDIPRIFNITESAHRIHNPFTTEKLAALGAALRLETGTRVLDLGSGSGEMLCTWARDYGVVGTGIDLSRLFTEQAKLRAEELGVSDQVKFIHGEAAGYVSKDKAGVAACLGATWIAGGVAGTVGLLAQSLRPGGIILIGEPYWRRLPPTEAVAKGCLAGSIADFLILPELLASFGRLGYDVVEMVLSDRDGYDRYEAAKWLTMRRWLDANPDDELANDIRARLTSEPERYATYTREYLGWGVFALMAR, from the coding sequence ATGGACATTCCAAGGATATTCAACATCACCGAAAGTGCTCACCGCATCCATAACCCGTTTACAACCGAAAAGCTCGCAGCTCTCGGCGCGGCGTTGCGTCTGGAAACCGGAACCCGGGTGCTCGACCTCGGCAGCGGTTCGGGCGAAATGCTGTGCACCTGGGCACGCGATTACGGAGTCGTCGGCACGGGCATCGACCTGAGCCGACTGTTCACCGAACAAGCGAAACTCCGCGCAGAAGAACTCGGCGTCTCCGATCAAGTCAAGTTCATCCATGGCGAGGCTGCGGGCTACGTCTCGAAAGACAAGGCCGGTGTGGCAGCCTGTCTCGGCGCCACGTGGATCGCCGGGGGAGTCGCCGGCACTGTCGGGCTTCTGGCTCAGAGCCTCCGTCCTGGAGGGATCATCCTCATCGGTGAACCTTACTGGCGGCGGTTGCCGCCGACGGAAGCTGTTGCCAAGGGGTGCCTTGCCGGCTCGATCGCCGACTTTCTCATACTCCCTGAGCTGCTTGCGTCCTTCGGCCGCCTCGGCTATGACGTCGTGGAAATGGTTCTGTCTGACCGGGACGGCTATGACAGATACGAGGCTGCAAAATGGCTCACCATGCGCCGATGGCTCGATGCTAATCCCGACGACGAACTCGCGAATGATATTCGAGCCCGGCTGACCTCGGAACCCGAGCGTTACGCCACTTACACACGCGAATACCTGGGTTGGGGCGTGTTCGCGCTGATGGCGAGGTGA
- a CDS encoding radical SAM protein, whose product MKIHYPETIRIDLTGRCNLKCKHCQASMFTGKRHQELSTLQWKNVFKEMAAEGAITLGFLGGEPFIRGDFIELLIYAKELGLRTTVTTNGTVLTEEIIKQLVDQTNTFTVFSLDGPNSYTHDSIRGSGSFDKTLKAINLFSVYQEKKEKSLLGISSVLHKNNITNFCDIFDTAIKLRAQNLSIAVVHKGGRAINNWHNLEVSASELVGIGKKIAHKASLLRKDIEIRLDIFPASYRDYLSRIHEIDTNQDIRLDVSGVKECYVQPDGRVFPSQICSEMLPEVLLGAKRSGIEFNDNSLKNKSFGDIWNGVEFSRFRNLLLSRQYVASLNPCNTCRFSGLYCYPSISSFFINNSHSHPLCEYVNSIES is encoded by the coding sequence ATGAAAATTCATTATCCTGAAACCATCCGAATTGATTTAACAGGTAGGTGTAATCTTAAATGCAAACACTGTCAGGCTAGTATGTTTACAGGTAAGAGACACCAAGAGTTATCTACACTTCAGTGGAAAAATGTATTTAAAGAGATGGCGGCAGAGGGTGCGATCACACTTGGATTTCTAGGAGGGGAGCCTTTCATTAGGGGGGACTTTATTGAACTTCTTATTTACGCAAAAGAACTCGGATTAAGAACTACAGTAACAACCAATGGCACTGTTTTAACGGAAGAAATAATAAAACAACTCGTAGACCAAACGAACACTTTCACTGTTTTCAGCCTAGACGGGCCAAATTCATATACACATGATTCAATAAGGGGGAGTGGATCTTTTGATAAAACTTTAAAAGCAATCAATTTGTTTTCAGTTTATCAAGAGAAAAAGGAAAAATCCCTACTAGGTATAAGCTCTGTTCTTCATAAAAATAATATAACGAATTTCTGTGATATATTTGATACAGCAATTAAGCTCCGTGCACAAAACCTTTCAATTGCAGTAGTGCATAAAGGTGGCCGTGCAATTAACAATTGGCATAATCTAGAAGTGTCCGCCAGTGAACTTGTAGGTATTGGTAAAAAAATAGCTCATAAGGCATCACTGTTACGTAAAGATATTGAAATTCGATTAGATATATTTCCTGCTTCATATCGAGACTACTTATCACGTATTCATGAAATTGATACTAACCAAGATATAAGGCTAGATGTATCAGGTGTGAAAGAGTGTTATGTACAACCAGATGGAAGGGTCTTCCCCTCCCAAATTTGTTCGGAGATGCTCCCTGAAGTACTGCTCGGTGCCAAAAGATCTGGAATTGAATTTAATGACAATTCTCTTAAAAATAAATCATTTGGGGATATATGGAATGGAGTCGAGTTTAGTAGATTTAGAAACTTATTACTAAGTCGCCAATACGTAGCTTCCTTAAATCCATGTAATACTTGCAGATTTAGTGGCTTGTACTGCTATCCCTCGATTTCTTCATTCTTTATCAATAATAGCCATTCACATCCTCTCTGTGAATATGTGAATTCTATTGAATCATAG
- the hisA gene encoding 1-(5-phosphoribosyl)-5-[(5-phosphoribosylamino)methylideneamino]imidazole-4-carboxamide isomerase, which translates to MLIIPAIDIKDGKCVRLTRGEFDKQKIYLDNPRDMAVIWRKQNAKMIHVVDLDAALTGRLVNFDKIREIVTTLDIPVQVGGGLRSVEAVSRYLDIGVGRVVIGSAAVTNPELIEQLLDTYSASQIVVGIDAENGVPKINGWTESSSMQDYELAREMKKRGVERIIYTDISCDGMMRGVGFESTKRFAMKAGMKVTASGGVSSSKDLLKLQTLERYGVDSVIIGKALYETNFPCQKLWYNYEKGMNIDREFSSALRRQCCS; encoded by the coding sequence ATGCTGATTATACCCGCTATAGATATAAAAGACGGAAAATGCGTCAGGCTGACCAGGGGAGAATTCGACAAGCAGAAGATATATCTCGACAATCCTCGCGACATGGCCGTCATCTGGCGCAAGCAGAACGCCAAGATGATTCATGTCGTCGATCTCGACGCCGCGCTGACGGGGCGTCTCGTCAATTTCGATAAAATCAGGGAAATCGTCACCACGCTCGATATACCGGTTCAGGTCGGCGGCGGGCTCCGTTCGGTCGAGGCCGTTTCGCGATATCTCGATATCGGCGTCGGCCGGGTCGTCATCGGTTCGGCGGCCGTCACGAATCCCGAACTCATCGAGCAGTTGCTCGACACCTATTCAGCCTCGCAGATCGTCGTCGGCATCGACGCGGAAAACGGCGTGCCGAAGATAAATGGCTGGACCGAAAGCAGTTCGATGCAAGACTACGAGCTGGCGCGGGAAATGAAAAAGCGGGGTGTCGAGAGGATCATCTATACGGATATCTCCTGTGACGGCATGATGCGGGGGGTCGGCTTCGAGAGTACGAAGCGCTTCGCCATGAAGGCCGGCATGAAGGTTACCGCTTCCGGCGGGGTCTCCAGTTCGAAGGACCTTTTAAAACTCCAGACGCTGGAGCGCTATGGTGTGGACTCGGTCATTATCGGCAAGGCCCTCTATGAAACCAATTTCCCCTGTCAGAAACTTTGGTACAATTACGAAAAGGGGATGAATATCGACCGGGAGTTTTCCTCCGCGCTGCGCAGGCAGTGCTGTTCCTGA
- a CDS encoding SAM-dependent methyltransferase produces the protein MPDNTIERFFGYLNWLFNPFHGLKTTEVYDLIGETSLTGNALYLNLGYWRDAATIDEASEKLALLVAERGGMGPGDTVLDCGYGFGDQDILWARKMKPEKIIGLNITHSQVERARMNVADAGLEKSIDLREGSATEMPIGDGSVDLVVSVESAFHYGSREDFFREAYRVLRPGGRLVTADIVPTKNSENPFRRMEQWISWNLVATKFNIPEENRYLVPSYDEKLSKAGFVHIDTTSIRDDVYAPLHEFLSKDRTFVGKLPPLAKMLALASFNRPAESVYAGLDYVLSCSEKP, from the coding sequence ATGCCGGACAACACGATCGAGCGTTTTTTCGGATATCTGAACTGGCTTTTCAATCCGTTCCACGGATTGAAGACGACGGAAGTCTATGACCTGATCGGCGAGACCTCCCTTACCGGCAATGCGCTCTACCTGAATCTCGGCTACTGGCGGGATGCGGCCACCATCGACGAAGCCAGCGAGAAGCTCGCGCTTCTGGTTGCGGAACGGGGCGGCATGGGGCCGGGCGATACCGTGCTGGATTGCGGGTACGGTTTCGGCGACCAGGACATCCTCTGGGCGAGGAAAATGAAGCCCGAAAAAATCATCGGGCTGAATATCACGCATTCGCAGGTCGAGCGGGCCCGGATGAATGTTGCCGACGCGGGACTCGAAAAATCGATCGATCTGCGGGAAGGTTCGGCAACGGAAATGCCTATCGGGGATGGATCCGTCGATCTGGTAGTTTCCGTGGAAAGCGCGTTCCACTACGGAAGCCGCGAAGATTTCTTCAGGGAGGCCTACCGCGTCCTGCGACCGGGCGGCCGACTCGTGACGGCGGACATTGTGCCCACAAAAAACTCCGAAAACCCCTTCAGGCGAATGGAGCAGTGGATTTCATGGAACCTTGTGGCAACCAAATTCAATATCCCGGAGGAAAACCGCTACCTGGTCCCGTCCTATGACGAGAAGCTCTCCAAAGCCGGATTCGTGCATATCGACACCACATCGATACGCGACGATGTCTACGCCCCGCTTCACGAGTTCCTGTCAAAAGACCGGACATTCGTCGGCAAGCTGCCTCCGCTTGCAAAAATGCTTGCACTGGCGAGCTTCAATCGCCCCGCGGAGAGCGTCTACGCCGGGCTCGACTATGTCCTTTCCTGTTCCGAAAAGCCGTAG
- the hisH gene encoding imidazole glycerol phosphate synthase subunit HisH: protein MVFIADYGAGNLHSVQKAFDYLGVRSVVGSDASKLCKHRKVLVPGVGAFGHAIRSFNASGFSEALAEHVDKGRHVLGICLGMQLFMSESEERGQYDGLDFVAGKVLHFDTETEKVPQIGWNSVDYSVESVLFRGIADHSFFYFVHSYYCQPENPADVAATTLFAGKKFCSAIEKNGIFAVQFHPEKSSDAGLKVLKNFAEC, encoded by the coding sequence ATGGTATTCATAGCGGATTACGGCGCGGGCAATCTGCATTCCGTGCAGAAGGCGTTCGACTATCTCGGAGTTCGCTCCGTAGTCGGCAGCGACGCATCGAAGCTCTGCAAGCACCGCAAGGTGCTGGTTCCCGGCGTCGGAGCGTTCGGTCACGCGATACGTTCCTTTAATGCTTCCGGTTTCAGCGAGGCTCTCGCCGAGCATGTGGACAAGGGACGGCATGTATTGGGAATCTGTCTCGGGATGCAGCTGTTCATGTCGGAAAGCGAGGAGCGAGGCCAATACGACGGTCTTGATTTCGTCGCGGGCAAGGTGCTTCATTTCGACACCGAAACCGAAAAGGTTCCCCAGATAGGCTGGAATTCGGTCGACTACAGCGTCGAGAGCGTGCTCTTCAGGGGCATTGCCGACCATTCGTTTTTCTACTTCGTGCATTCCTATTACTGTCAGCCTGAAAACCCTGCGGACGTGGCGGCGACCACTCTTTTCGCCGGAAAAAAATTTTGCTCGGCCATTGAAAAAAATGGTATTTTCGCTGTACAGTTTCATCCTGAAAAAAGCTCGGACGCGGGGCTGAAGGTGCTGAAGAATTTCGCCGAATGTTGA
- a CDS encoding pseudouridine synthase: MKNSGNAEQRDSGETVRINKYLAMCGVASRRAADRMIEAGEVSLNGRKVPSLGVSVRPGVDEVVVQGRLLALPEEKKVYILLNKPRNYITTNRDEKDRQTVLDLVDVAERVYPVGRLDRKTTGLLLLTNDGDLAHWLMHPSSGVGKEYLAELDAPFRPKDLPALTGGMRLGDTGEKTSPCKAKILPGGLQVTLTIHEGKNHQVRRMFRTLGYEVKKLDRTAYGGLRAGRLRRGEWRYLTPGEVNHLRLKGSSP; this comes from the coding sequence ATGAAAAACAGTGGTAATGCGGAGCAACGCGACTCCGGCGAAACCGTAAGAATCAACAAGTACCTGGCCATGTGCGGCGTCGCGTCCCGTCGAGCGGCGGACCGGATGATCGAGGCCGGGGAGGTGAGCCTGAACGGAAGGAAGGTGCCTTCCCTGGGCGTCAGCGTTCGGCCCGGCGTCGACGAGGTCGTCGTCCAGGGGCGGCTCCTTGCTTTGCCTGAAGAAAAAAAAGTGTATATTCTGCTGAATAAACCCAGAAATTACATCACGACGAACCGTGACGAGAAGGATCGGCAAACGGTTCTCGATCTGGTCGACGTCGCCGAGCGCGTCTATCCTGTCGGCAGGCTCGACAGGAAAACCACCGGTCTTTTGTTGCTTACCAACGACGGCGACCTGGCGCACTGGCTGATGCATCCTTCCTCTGGAGTGGGGAAAGAGTACCTCGCGGAACTCGACGCTCCCTTCAGGCCGAAGGATCTTCCGGCGCTCACCGGTGGGATGAGGCTCGGCGATACCGGCGAAAAGACCAGTCCCTGCAAGGCGAAAATCCTGCCGGGCGGTCTGCAGGTGACGCTTACCATTCACGAGGGCAAAAACCATCAGGTCAGGCGGATGTTCAGGACACTGGGGTACGAAGTGAAGAAACTTGACAGGACAGCCTACGGCGGTTTGCGCGCGGGTAGGCTCAGGAGAGGTGAATGGCGGTATCTCACTCCCGGGGAGGTGAATCATCTCCGCCTGAAAGGTTCTTCTCCGTAA
- a CDS encoding GNAT family N-acetyltransferase codes for MPIIPCSDELMGQAESLVRSVFRSMTPIERFSFAGIRRPGSFAGLLLMFLAGIKDKVAFDVYVDESRNVLGTTGLYRYKRDAGEAVWVAWFCVAPEARGQGIGQALIEHTVTRARDAGFDRIRLYTSTDPNEAAAQRLYAKNGFREIGRKKGMFTTKIFREKRIGETEPSNTSND; via the coding sequence ATGCCAATCATTCCCTGTTCGGATGAACTGATGGGGCAGGCCGAATCCCTTGTTCGGTCAGTCTTCCGGTCGATGACGCCTATCGAGAGGTTCAGCTTCGCCGGTATCAGGCGTCCCGGGAGCTTTGCGGGTCTCTTGCTGATGTTCCTTGCCGGGATCAAGGACAAGGTTGCATTCGATGTGTACGTGGATGAATCACGTAACGTGCTGGGTACGACAGGATTGTATCGATACAAGAGGGATGCCGGTGAGGCGGTATGGGTTGCCTGGTTTTGTGTGGCTCCCGAAGCGAGAGGACAGGGCATCGGCCAGGCACTGATTGAACACACGGTGACTCGTGCTCGCGACGCTGGTTTCGACCGAATCAGGCTCTATACTTCCACTGACCCAAACGAAGCAGCCGCGCAGCGGCTCTACGCGAAAAACGGCTTCAGGGAGATCGGGCGCAAGAAAGGAATGTTCACGACAAAAATATTTCGAGAAAAGAGGATTGGTGAAACCGAACCTTCAAACACGTCGAACGATTAA
- the scpB gene encoding SMC-Scp complex subunit ScpB: protein MSEAEFSPERKVEAIIFASGEAVSPAQIRQILEEELSVQDIEAAVERLNETYEVSGRAFRIVSIAGGYRFLTDPSLEPVLRKMLAPKIQRRLSQSALEVLAVIAYQQPVTRSEIQQVRGVSPDYAVNKLLERGLIDVRGRADSPGKPLLYGTTREFLDFFNLRSIKDLPKLREIRELVRDEEVQQYLASSGET from the coding sequence GTGTCAGAAGCCGAGTTCAGCCCGGAACGGAAAGTGGAAGCGATCATTTTCGCTTCCGGGGAGGCCGTTTCACCCGCGCAGATTCGCCAGATCCTCGAGGAGGAACTCTCCGTGCAGGATATCGAGGCGGCCGTGGAACGGCTCAACGAAACGTACGAGGTTAGCGGAAGAGCTTTTCGTATCGTTTCCATCGCCGGCGGTTACCGTTTTCTGACCGATCCTTCCCTCGAACCGGTGCTCAGGAAAATGCTCGCTCCGAAAATCCAGCGGCGTCTTTCACAGTCAGCGCTGGAAGTTCTCGCCGTCATAGCCTATCAGCAGCCAGTGACCAGGAGTGAAATCCAGCAGGTGCGCGGTGTCAGTCCGGACTACGCCGTCAACAAGCTGCTCGAAAGGGGGCTCATCGATGTCAGGGGCCGTGCCGACAGCCCCGGCAAACCCCTGCTGTATGGCACGACCAGGGAGTTTCTCGATTTTTTCAACCTCCGTTCCATCAAGGACCTTCCGAAGCTCAGGGAGATCAGGGAGCTTGTCAGGGACGAGGAGGTGCAGCAGTATCTCGCCTCTTCGGGCGAAACCTGA
- a CDS encoding sulfide/dihydroorotate dehydrogenase-like FAD/NAD-binding protein: MYKIVSARFLAENIKKFEIEAPRIAKKRKAGQFVMLRVGQSGERIPLTIAGSDPEKGTITIIAQGAGKTTRKLNAMEAGDTITDIVGPLGTPSHIENFGTAVSIGGGVGTAIAYPTAVALKEAGNHVITINGARSRDMVILEEEMKSVSDEAYITTDDGSYGFHGFVTQKLQELIDSGKKIDYVLAIGPIPMMKAVAEVTRPHNISTVVSLNPIMVDGTGMCGGCRVTVDDEIKFACVDGPEFDAHQVDFANLSDRNKIYLAEEKKSDEGFEHDCRLEKQR, encoded by the coding sequence ATGTACAAAATCGTTTCAGCCCGATTTTTAGCGGAAAATATCAAAAAATTTGAAATTGAGGCCCCCCGCATAGCAAAAAAAAGAAAAGCGGGGCAGTTCGTCATGCTCAGGGTCGGACAATCCGGTGAACGGATTCCGCTGACGATAGCCGGTTCCGACCCCGAAAAGGGGACCATTACGATCATTGCGCAGGGTGCGGGAAAAACCACCCGCAAACTCAATGCAATGGAAGCGGGAGACACGATCACCGATATCGTCGGACCGCTCGGCACCCCGTCGCATATCGAGAATTTCGGCACGGCGGTCAGCATAGGCGGCGGCGTCGGAACGGCCATCGCCTACCCGACAGCGGTTGCGCTCAAGGAAGCGGGAAACCATGTCATCACGATCAACGGCGCGCGGAGCCGCGACATGGTCATCCTCGAGGAGGAGATGAAATCGGTAAGCGATGAAGCCTACATCACGACGGACGACGGCTCCTACGGTTTCCACGGCTTCGTCACCCAGAAACTCCAGGAGCTGATCGATTCCGGCAAAAAAATCGACTACGTGCTCGCGATCGGCCCGATACCGATGATGAAGGCCGTCGCGGAGGTCACCCGCCCACACAACATCAGCACGGTCGTGAGCCTGAATCCCATCATGGTCGACGGCACCGGCATGTGCGGCGGCTGCAGGGTGACCGTCGACGACGAAATCAAGTTTGCCTGTGTCGACGGACCGGAGTTCGACGCGCATCAGGTGGACTTTGCCAACCTGAGCGACAGGAACAAAATCTACCTCGCCGAGGAGAAAAAGTCCGACGAGGGTTTCGAACACGACTGCCGTCTCGAAAAGCAGCGTTAA